From Lolium perenne isolate Kyuss_39 chromosome 5, Kyuss_2.0, whole genome shotgun sequence, a single genomic window includes:
- the LOC127301147 gene encoding putative disease resistance RPP13-like protein 1 — MDLYLTATSLVSDANNWFDFLGTTFSAVSELLSRWRHKQERRHGEEERRQLQWKEEDGKMKQLHYCLLDLPDLINHAEWLSYIKDDKEVAKLLPELKGRVNDAYDLLEEFSYHHQLQPEQPADDFLKTITDGNHVREILDDLNCLRNTIGCIIDRRTRAEPQQFGKLLRPAMSSFYDKSKVCTLHKEVDKVLELLEVETCCSPRTRKRRITRKSTTISKRARRTDTLPCSASARAERTSEEASTIVLAICGIGGMGKTTLARQVFNDERSKRNFDLRIWISVSDDFNVRRLTKEFIQSALENLMQSDNLCSLQQTLTESIVSLKFLLVLDDVWDDVYTNEDNRWHDFLEPLKSAQQGSAILLTTRSQRVADLVNGNMHFHLEGLPTTMFDEFFEACAFGVDHCVTNPELNPIGKRIIPQLKRSPLAAETLGRILKPMLDREHWGWVAGRELWELKQEKYDILPILRLSYLYLPAHLRSCFLFCSMYPKGHQFDKDTLINTWIAAGLIESCKGGKLESKGHQYFAELLHRSLLHIDASSPTSSIYVIHELMHDMAKLVSENEWFVVKDETDLQKIPEDVRHLSIIGGTGLNETNLQMLCKYKKLRSVVCHGLDSEILTPAAKCWFEVLTKIRMLGFVSCKVNYLPENIGNLKLLQYLNIGECTFEELPPSFWQLKSLRIVDAQKCRIQHIPEEFNQLRGKLQRFKLRGIIIREPGNYAV, encoded by the coding sequence ATGGATCTGTATCTGACGGCGACGTCCCTCGTCTCAGACGCGAACAATTGGTTCGATTTCCTCGGCACGACCTTCTCAGCGGTCTCCGAGCTGCTTTCCAGATGGAGGCATAAGCAGGAGCGGCGGCAtggcgaggaggagaggaggcagCTGCAGTGGAAGGAGGAGGATGGGAAGATGAAGCAGCTCCACTATTGCCTGCTCGATTTGCCGGATCTGATCAACCACGCTGAGTGGCTCAGCTACATAAAAGACGACAAAGAAGTGGCCAAGCTCCTCCCCGAGCTCAAGGGTCGAGTGAACGATGCATACGACCTGCTCGAAGAGTTCAGTTACCACCATCAGCTACAACCAGAGCAGCCGGCGGACGATTTCTTGAAGACCATCACCGATGGTAACCATGTGAGGGAGATCCTGGACGATCTGAACTGTCTGAGAAACACAATAGGGTGCATCATCGACCGTCGTACTCGTGCCGAGCCACAACAGTTTGGCAAGTTGCTAAGGCCGGCCATGAGCTCCTTCTACGACAAGTCCAAGGTATGCACACTTCACAAAGAAGTGGATAAGGTGCTCGAGCTACTGGAGGTGGAGACCTGTTGCTCTCCACGGACTCGCAAACGGCGCATCACCAGGAAATCCACTACAATCAGCAAAAGGGCCCGTAGAACCGACACTCTCCCTTGTAGTGCATCCGCAAGGGCAGAACGCACTAGTGAAGAAGCTAGTACAATTGTATTAGCAATATGTGGCATCGGGGGTATGGGAAAAACTACACTCGCCCGGCAAGTTTTCAACGATGAGAGAAGCAAGAGGAATTTCGATCTGAGAATTTGGATATCTGTCTCGGACGACTTCAACGTCAGGAGATTGACCAAGGAGTTCATACAGTCTGCTCTAGAAAATTTGATGCAATCTGATAACTTGTGTAGCCTTCAGCAGACACTCACTGAAAGCATTGTCAGCTtgaagttcttacttgttcttgaTGATGTGTGGGACGACGTATATACCAATGAAGACAACAGGTGGCATGATTTTCTTGAACCATTGAAGTCAGCCCAACAAGGAAGTGCCATTCTGCTGACGACAAGGTCTCAGAGGGTTGCAGATCTAGTGAATGGGAACATGCACTTCCATCTAGAAGGGCTTCCTACTACAATGTTCGACGAGTTCTTTGAGGCATGTGCATTTGGTGTAGACCATTGTGTAACTAATCCAGAACTGAACCCCATCGGCAAAAGGATAATTCCACAGCTGAAGAGAAGTCCATTAGCTGCTGAAACTCTTGGACGCATACTGAAGCCTATGCTGGATAGAGAGCATTGGGGCTGGGTCGCAGGGAGAGAACTGTGGGAGCTGAAACAAGAGAAATATGACATCTTGCCAATCCTTCGACTGAGCTATCTGTATCTACCTGCCCACCTGAGAAGCTGCTTTTTGTTTTGCTCCATGTATCCAAAAGGTCACCAGTTTGACAAAGATACTCTTATCAACACTTGGATAGCAGCTGGTTTAATTGAGTCCTGCAAGGGCGGCAAGCTAGAAAGCAAAGGTCATCAATATTTCGCGGAACTGCTACATCGATCCCTCTTGCATATAGATGCAAGCAGCCCAACATCCTCCATTTATGTCATCCATGAGTTGATGCATGATATGGCGAAGCTAGTTTCTGAGAATGAGTGGTTCGTCGTGAAAGATGAAACAGATTTGCAAAAGATCCCTGAAGATGTTCGGCATCTGTCAATAATTGGCGGCACTGGTCTTAATGAAACCAACTTGCAGATGCTGTGCAAGTACAAGAAGCTGCGTTCCGTTGTATGCCATGGTCTTGACTCTGAGATACTTACTCCTGCAGCTAAGTGCTGGTTTGAGGTGCTCACCAAAATACGAATGCTGGGTTTTGTGTCTTGCAAGGTTAACTATCTGCCTGAGAATATCGGGAATCTAAAGCTTCTCCAGTACCTCAATATTGGTGAATGTACTTTCGAAGAGCTTCCTCCATCTTTTTGGCAACTAAAGAGTTTACGAATTGTAGATGCTCAGAAATGTCGCATCCAACACATTCCAGAAGAATTCAACCAGCTAAGAGGCAAACTACAGAGATTTAAGTTGCGGGGTATAATAATCAGAGAACCTGGCAATTATGCTGTTTGa